DNA from Mycolicibacterium alvei:
CCGACGGATCCCCGAGCGGAAACGGGAATCGTGGCAAGGTTCCGTCATTGGCCTTCAGGAACGCCATCCACTGCCGCACCTCCGATGAGTCCAGATCGAGTCCAGCGGTGTACTTGCGCTGTTCCAGGCAGTACCGGTCGTAGCTGCCGGCCTCGGGCAGCTGCAGGGGCGCCGCACCGTGGACCAGTGCCTGGTACATCATGTGGATCTCGACGAACGCCAGCCCCATGAACATCGCATCAGTGTGGACGTGATCGACGCTGATGAACATGGTGAAATCGTTGTCCCGCTGGATGATCCCGAAACGGAAGCAGTCCCACTGCCACGGGTCCGGGGTGGCGAGAATGTGCTCACGCCACTGGCTCGCCGACATCTCGCCGTGCTTGGTGGGCACGAACTTGATATCGCGGGGGTCGCTCACGGTCCGCCGCCGAATCGATCCGCCATCGACGTACTCGAACCAGCTGTGGAAGGTGTCGTGCCGACGCAGGTACGCGTTGATCACGTGAGACATCGCGCGGATATCGCAGCGGCCGGGGACATCCCACGCAGGGATGTTCAGCCGGGCCATATCGGTGCCCTGCGACTCGTGCTTGCGGAAAGCCAGCAGGTGCTGCTCCTGCTGATAGCTCACCGGTACATCGCTGACCGGAGCTTGGGCCACCTTGGCCACCGATACCCGCGATGGATTCCACGACACCACTTCGCCGGATTCGCCCGACCAGTCGTGGATCGGTTTCATCGCTACCACTGCGTATCTCCTGTCTTGACGACCACGCTGGACGGCATCGCAGACAACCCCGTCACGACGAGACCGCAACGGGTGAATCCGGAGCCAGTGCGTCGCAGAGGCGTTCGGCCAGCACTCTGATGGTGCTGATATCGGTCGCGCCGACTCGAATACCTGTTTCCGCCCGATCCGGGTCCGGACCTCGAGAGTCCCGAGTGAGTCGAGACCGTATTCGGCCAGCGGACGGTCCGGGTCGACGGAGCGGCGCAGAATCGTACTGATCTGCTCGGAGATCATTCGGCGCATCCGGCTCTGCCACTCGTCCGGGGGCAGGGCACGCAGCTCAGACAGGAACGCGCTGCCGCCTGAACCACCACGCCCGCTGCTCGAGGATGCGAACGCCTCGGCGAACCGACTCGTCTGCGCAAACGCGGTGAGCCACGGCGTCCCGAGGACGGGGGCGTAACCGCTGTACGCGCGGTCGTGGCGCAGCAGCGTCGTGAATGCGTGCGCACCTTCGGCAGGCGAGATCGCCGCGCCGGAACCCTCTGCCAAACCGGTACCGCGGCCGATCTCCGACCACGGTCCCCATGCGATGGCCAGCGCGGGCAGGCCCTGGCTGCGCCGCCAATGGGTGAACGCATCCAGCCAACTGTTGGCCGCGGCATACGCGCCCTGTCCGGGGGAACCGACCAGAGCCGCCGCCGAGGAGAACGAGCAGAACCAGTCCAATGACTGGCTCCGGGTAGCGTGATGCATGTTCCACGCGCCGTAAACCTTGGGTGCCCAGTCTTTTTCGACGAGTTCGTCGGTGATGTTCGCCAATACCGCGTCTTCGACGACGGCTGCTCCGTGCAGCACACCACGCAACGGCAGCCCTGTCGCGCACGCCACCTCCACCAGCCGAACGGCCGTATCGGGTGCAGCGATGTCACCCAACTCCACGGCAACTTCGGTGCCGGTGGCCCGGATCCGGTCGATGACCGCCAGAGCCTCCGACGACGGTGCAGATCGACCGTTGAGCACGATGCGACCGCAACCTGCCGTCGCGAGCGTCTCGGCGAGGAACAACCCGAGACCGCCCAGGCCACCGGTCACGACGTAGGCGCCGTCGGGCCGGAACGCCTGCACTTCTTCCGGCGGGACCACCGCCGAGATCTGGCCGCCTCCGGGGATGTCGAGCACCAGCTTGCCGGTGTGCTCGGCCGCACCCATCACACGAATGGCGGTGGCACCGTCCTGCAGCGGATAGTGCGTGGTCTCCGGCAGCGGCAACGTTCCATCCGCGATACGCCCGAAGCAGACCTCCAGGAGTTGCCGGACGGTGTCGGGTTCGGTCAGCGTCAGCAAGGCCAGGTCGACGGCGTGGAACGACAGGTTGCGGCGGAACGGGAACAGACCCATCCGGGTATCGCCGTAGATGTCACGCTTGCCGATCTCGACGAACCGCCCGCCGAAGGACAGCAACTCCAGACCCGCCCGTTGAGCGGCACCGGTGAGCGAGTTGAGCACGATATCCACACCGTAGCCATCGGTATCCCGACGGATCGCCTCGGCGAAATCGGCACTCCGCGAATCGTAGACGTGGTCAATTCCCGTGTCACGCAAGACATTGCGCCGCGTCTCACTGCCTGCGGTCGCGAAGATCTCTGCGCCCACTGCGCGCGCGATGGCTATCGCCGCCTGCCCCACACCGCCGGTGGCGGAATGGATCAGCACCTTGTCGCCGGCCGAGATCCGGGCCAGGTTGTGCAGGCCGTACCAGGCGGTGGCATGTGCACTCGGCACCGCAGCGGCCCGGTTCATCGGTATCCCCACCGGGAGCGTGACGGCCATGTTGGCATCGCACGTCACGAACGTGGCCCACGCACCGTCGGCCGAGATACCCCCCACGTGGTCACCGACCCGATGGGCGACCACACCGGCTCCCACCGCGGTCACCACACCGGCGAAGTCCGCGCCCAGTTTCGGGAGCCGCCCTTCGAAGCTGGGGTACCGACCGAACGCCACCAGCACGTCGGCGAAGTTCAGGTTTGACGCGGTGACCGACACCTCGATCTGCCCCGGACCCGGGGCCACACGTTCGAAGGCCGCCA
Protein-coding regions in this window:
- a CDS encoding condensation domain-containing protein yields the protein MKPIHDWSGESGEVVSWNPSRVSVAKVAQAPVSDVPVSYQQEQHLLAFRKHESQGTDMARLNIPAWDVPGRCDIRAMSHVINAYLRRHDTFHSWFEYVDGGSIRRRTVSDPRDIKFVPTKHGEMSASQWREHILATPDPWQWDCFRFGIIQRDNDFTMFISVDHVHTDAMFMGLAFVEIHMMYQALVHGAAPLQLPEAGSYDRYCLEQRKYTAGLDLDSSEVRQWMAFLKANDGTLPRFPFPLGDPSVPHTGEVVTVQLLDKEQGDRFEEACIAAGARFSGGVFACGALAQYALTGVDTYQVITPTTTRRDEAEFMTTGWFTGLVPITVPVSTASFGATARAAQQSFDGGMDLAHVPFERVLELAPPDSGIRTPDPGVPMLSYLDAGLLSPGIIAEWQRLNGTLYSDSRSAFQVGMWVNRVEDRTTVTAAFPGNPVARESVLRYLDVMKAAYRRVVDGHDVVVTADEVGDQAGLGLKTA